A section of the Serratia liquefaciens ATCC 27592 genome encodes:
- the murI gene encoding glutamate racemase has protein sequence MATLLQEENTTSLEAIPSNTPATARPTVLVFDSGVGGLSVYQEVRQLLPDLHYIYAFDNVAFPYGEKSEEFIVERVLEIVSAVQQRHPLAIVIIACNTASTVSLPALRERFTFPVVGVVPAIKPAARLTANGVVGLLATRGTVQRTYTHELIARFATDCKIELLGSSELVELAEAKLHGEAVPLPALKKILHPWLSMREPPDTVVLGCTHFPLLAEELMQVLPEGTRLIDSGAAIARRTAWLISTQENLVSTQEENLAYCIALNEDTDALLPVLQGYGFKSLKKLPL, from the coding sequence ATGGCTACGCTACTCCAGGAAGAGAATACTACCTCACTGGAAGCTATACCTTCTAACACCCCTGCTACGGCCCGTCCGACGGTGCTGGTATTTGATTCCGGCGTCGGCGGGTTATCGGTGTATCAAGAGGTTCGGCAACTGCTGCCGGACCTCCACTATATATACGCCTTCGATAATGTGGCGTTTCCCTACGGCGAGAAATCCGAAGAGTTTATTGTTGAGCGCGTGCTGGAGATTGTCAGCGCGGTGCAGCAACGGCATCCTCTGGCGATAGTCATCATCGCTTGTAACACGGCCAGTACGGTCTCCCTGCCGGCCCTGCGTGAACGCTTTACCTTCCCGGTTGTCGGCGTGGTGCCTGCCATCAAGCCTGCTGCCCGTCTGACCGCCAATGGTGTGGTGGGCCTGCTGGCTACCCGCGGTACCGTACAGCGTACTTATACCCATGAGCTGATCGCCCGTTTCGCTACCGATTGCAAGATCGAGCTGCTTGGCTCCTCTGAGCTGGTGGAACTGGCAGAAGCCAAGCTGCATGGTGAAGCCGTACCGCTGCCGGCGCTGAAGAAAATTCTCCATCCATGGCTGAGCATGCGCGAGCCACCGGATACCGTGGTACTCGGTTGCACCCATTTCCCTTTATTAGCAGAGGAGCTAATGCAGGTGTTGCCTGAGGGAACCCGACTGATCGATTCCGGCGCGGCGATTGCCCGTCGTACCGCATGGCTGATTTCGACGCAGGAAAATCTGGTGTCGACGCAGGAAGAGAATCTGGCGTATTGCATAGCGTTAAATGAAGATACTGACGCTTTATTGCCCGTTCTCCAGGGATATGGCTTTAAATCGTTGAAAAAACTGCCTCTTTAA
- the btuB gene encoding TonB-dependent vitamin B12 receptor BtuB, whose translation MTITKNTLLAVVSSVTAFSGWAQDNTTANNSENLVVSANRFPQPVSSVLAPTSVVTRDEIDRWQAKSLTDVMRRLPGVDVGQNGGLGQKSSLFIRGTNSSHVLVLIDGIRLNQAGISGSSDLSQIPISLVQKVEYIRGPRSAVYGSDAIGGVVNIITTREKNGTTLSAGVGSNGYQAYDASTQQQLGDSTVATVAGNYTYTKGYDVVAYGSTGMQSQQDRDGFMSKSLYGAVDHQFNEAISGFVRGYGYDNRTAYDSFSDVDTRKLYSQTWDTGLRYKEGIYATQLIGSYSHSKDYDYDPRRGMYDSSASLVDSEQYNLQWGNTLQVGQGTVSSGIDWQHQQIKPDSTTVNGEKTQRNAGVYLTAQQLVGPVTLEGAVRGDDHSEFGWHGTWQTSAGWEFIEGYRFIASYGTAFKAPNMGQLYGNFGNNTDLKPEESKQWEGGFEGLTGPVTWRVSGYRNDIDNLIDSTGETNYVYYNVGKATIKGIEATASFDTGPLTHHIGYDYVDPRNAKTNEVLLRRAKQQVKYELDWQVYDFDWAVTYQYLGERYDKDYSTYPEQSVKLGGVSLWGLAVSYPVTSHLTVRGRIANLFDKDYETAYGYATPGREYYLTGSYTF comes from the coding sequence ATGACAATTACAAAAAATACGCTGCTGGCGGTGGTTTCCTCCGTCACGGCTTTTTCTGGCTGGGCGCAAGACAACACCACAGCGAATAACAGCGAAAATCTGGTGGTTTCTGCCAACCGCTTCCCACAGCCGGTTTCTTCCGTGCTGGCACCCACTTCCGTCGTCACCCGTGATGAAATCGACCGCTGGCAGGCAAAAAGCCTGACCGATGTGATGCGCCGCCTGCCGGGTGTAGACGTTGGGCAGAACGGTGGCCTGGGGCAAAAAAGCTCGCTGTTCATTCGCGGCACCAATTCCAGCCATGTGCTGGTGCTGATCGACGGTATCCGTCTTAATCAGGCCGGTATCAGCGGCTCTTCCGATCTCAGCCAGATCCCGATTTCGCTGGTGCAGAAAGTTGAATATATTCGTGGCCCACGTTCGGCGGTTTATGGCTCCGATGCCATCGGCGGCGTGGTTAACATTATTACCACCCGCGAAAAGAACGGCACTACGCTTTCCGCCGGTGTGGGGTCTAACGGTTACCAGGCCTATGACGCGTCTACTCAACAACAGCTGGGCGACAGCACGGTTGCCACGGTCGCCGGTAACTACACCTATACCAAAGGTTATGATGTGGTGGCCTACGGCAGCACCGGCATGCAAAGCCAGCAGGATCGCGACGGCTTTATGAGCAAGTCGCTGTACGGCGCTGTTGATCATCAGTTCAACGAGGCTATCAGCGGTTTTGTTCGTGGTTACGGTTACGATAACCGCACGGCTTACGACAGTTTCTCTGACGTCGATACCCGCAAGTTGTACAGTCAAACCTGGGATACCGGCCTGCGTTATAAGGAAGGCATCTACGCGACGCAGTTGATTGGCAGCTACAGCCACAGCAAGGATTATGATTACGATCCTCGTCGCGGCATGTATGACAGCTCAGCCAGCCTGGTGGACTCCGAGCAGTACAACCTGCAATGGGGAAATACTCTTCAGGTAGGTCAGGGTACGGTCAGTTCGGGGATTGACTGGCAGCATCAGCAAATCAAGCCAGACTCCACCACGGTTAACGGTGAAAAAACCCAACGCAACGCCGGTGTTTATCTGACTGCGCAGCAGTTGGTCGGGCCGGTCACTCTGGAAGGAGCGGTTCGCGGCGACGATCATTCCGAATTTGGCTGGCATGGCACTTGGCAAACCAGTGCGGGCTGGGAGTTTATAGAAGGTTACCGTTTCATCGCCTCCTACGGCACGGCATTCAAAGCCCCTAATATGGGTCAGCTGTATGGCAACTTCGGCAATAATACCGATCTGAAGCCGGAAGAAAGCAAACAGTGGGAAGGGGGCTTTGAAGGTTTGACCGGGCCGGTAACCTGGCGCGTGTCCGGCTACCGCAACGATATTGATAACCTGATTGATTCCACCGGCGAGACCAACTACGTCTATTACAATGTTGGCAAGGCCACAATTAAAGGTATTGAAGCTACAGCTTCATTCGACACGGGTCCGTTAACCCATCACATTGGTTACGACTATGTCGATCCGCGTAATGCCAAAACCAATGAAGTGCTGCTGCGCCGTGCCAAACAGCAGGTGAAGTATGAGCTGGATTGGCAGGTCTATGATTTTGACTGGGCAGTGACCTATCAATACCTGGGTGAGCGTTATGATAAAGACTACAGCACCTATCCAGAGCAAAGCGTCAAACTTGGCGGTGTCAGCCTGTGGGGTCTCGCAGTTTCGTATCCGGTCACATCTCATCTGACAGTTCGTGGTAGAATCGCCAACCTGTTTGATAAAGATTATGAGACGGCTTATGGCTACGCTACTCCAGGAAGAGAATACTACCTCACTGGAAGCTATACCTTCTAA
- the trmA gene encoding tRNA (uridine(54)-C5)-methyltransferase TrmA translates to MTPENLPIERYDDQLAEKTARLKTLMSPFTAPEPEVFRSQVEHYRMRAEFRIWHDEDEMYHIMFDQQTKQRIRVEQFPAASELINRLMSALIAAIKPDPILRRKLFQIDYLSTRSGKIIASLLYHRKLDDAWQQQAEKLRDDLRAQGFDLQLIGRASKMKIMLDQDYVDEVLPVAGRDMIYRQVENSFTQPNAAMNIQMLEWALDVTAGSKGDLLELYCGNGNFSLALARNFERVLATEIAKPSVAAAQYNIAANHIDNVQIIRMAAEDFTQAMNGVREFNRLKGIDLSSYNCETIFVDPPRSGLDDETVKMVQAYPRILYISCNPETLCANLETLQETHQISRLALFDQFPYTHHMECGVLLEKRV, encoded by the coding sequence ATGACGCCCGAGAATTTGCCTATTGAACGTTACGATGACCAACTGGCGGAAAAAACTGCCCGGCTGAAGACGCTGATGTCACCGTTCACGGCACCCGAGCCGGAAGTGTTCCGCTCGCAAGTCGAACACTACCGCATGCGCGCAGAATTCCGCATCTGGCATGATGAAGACGAGATGTACCACATCATGTTTGACCAGCAGACCAAGCAACGCATCCGCGTCGAGCAGTTTCCTGCCGCCAGCGAATTGATTAACCGCCTGATGAGCGCACTGATCGCCGCCATCAAGCCGGATCCTATTTTGCGCCGCAAGCTGTTCCAGATTGATTACCTGTCGACTCGCAGCGGCAAAATCATCGCCTCGCTGCTGTATCACCGTAAGCTGGACGACGCCTGGCAGCAGCAGGCAGAAAAGCTGCGGGATGATCTCCGCGCCCAGGGCTTTGACCTGCAGTTGATTGGTCGTGCGTCGAAGATGAAAATCATGCTGGATCAGGATTACGTCGATGAAGTCCTGCCGGTCGCCGGCCGCGACATGATTTACCGTCAGGTGGAAAACAGCTTCACCCAGCCGAATGCGGCGATGAACATACAGATGCTGGAATGGGCGCTGGACGTGACCGCCGGCTCTAAAGGCGATCTGCTGGAGCTGTATTGCGGCAACGGCAACTTCTCCCTGGCGCTGGCACGTAACTTCGAGCGGGTGCTGGCCACTGAAATCGCCAAGCCTTCCGTTGCCGCGGCGCAGTACAACATTGCCGCCAATCATATCGATAACGTACAGATTATCCGTATGGCGGCGGAAGATTTTACCCAGGCGATGAATGGAGTACGCGAGTTTAATCGTTTGAAGGGTATCGATCTGAGCAGCTATAACTGCGAAACCATTTTTGTCGATCCGCCGCGCAGCGGACTGGATGATGAAACGGTAAAAATGGTGCAGGCTTATCCGCGAATTTTGTATATCTCATGCAACCCGGAAACGCTGTGCGCCAATCTGGAGACGTTGCAGGAAACTCATCAAATCAGCCGTCTGGCATTGTTCGATCAGTTCCCGTATACCCATCACATGGAATGCGGCGTACTGTTGGAAAAACGCGTTTAA
- a CDS encoding YijD family membrane protein: MEKPGRENGTLLLALIAGLSINGSFAALFSSVVPFSIFPIIALVLAVYCLHQRYLHRAMPDGIPKLAAATFLLGVLLYSAIVRAEYPQIGSNFLPAIISVALVFWIGMKLKARKALDENTPA; this comes from the coding sequence ATGGAAAAACCAGGCCGTGAGAATGGCACCTTACTGCTGGCGTTGATTGCCGGCCTTTCAATCAACGGTTCGTTCGCCGCGCTATTCAGCTCGGTGGTGCCGTTTTCGATTTTCCCGATTATTGCTTTGGTGTTGGCGGTGTATTGCCTGCATCAACGGTATCTGCACCGCGCGATGCCGGATGGCATACCTAAGCTGGCGGCGGCGACCTTCCTGCTTGGGGTGCTGCTGTACAGTGCGATAGTGCGTGCCGAATACCCGCAGATCGGCTCTAACTTCCTGCCGGCGATTATTTCCGTGGCGCTGGTGTTCTGGATTGGCATGAAGCTGAAGGCGCGCAAGGCGCTGGATGAGAATACCCCGGCGTAA
- the fabR gene encoding HTH-type transcriptional repressor FabR, translating into MGVRAQQKERTRRSLIEAAFSQLSAERSFASLSLREVSREAGIAPTSFYRHFRDVDELGLTMVDESGLMLRQLMRQARQRIAKGGSVIRTSVSTFMEFIGNNPNAFRLLLRERSGTSAAFRAAVAREIQHFIAELADYLELENHMPRSFTEAQAEAMVTIVFSAGAEALDIDIDQRRRLEERLVLQLRMISKGAYYWYRREQEKTSVSHV; encoded by the coding sequence ATGGGCGTCAGAGCACAACAAAAAGAACGGACTCGTCGTTCCCTCATCGAAGCGGCCTTCAGCCAACTGAGCGCTGAACGCAGCTTTGCCAGTCTGAGCCTGCGCGAGGTCTCGCGTGAAGCGGGCATCGCGCCGACGTCATTTTATCGCCACTTCCGTGATGTGGACGAGCTGGGGTTAACCATGGTGGATGAGAGCGGCCTGATGCTGCGTCAACTGATGCGGCAGGCGCGGCAGCGTATCGCCAAGGGGGGCAGCGTGATCCGCACCTCGGTCTCCACCTTTATGGAGTTTATCGGCAATAATCCCAACGCCTTCCGCCTGCTGTTGCGTGAACGCTCCGGGACCTCGGCGGCCTTTCGTGCGGCGGTGGCGCGTGAGATCCAACATTTTATCGCCGAACTGGCGGATTACCTCGAGCTGGAAAACCATATGCCGCGCAGTTTCACCGAAGCGCAGGCGGAAGCTATGGTCACCATCGTTTTCAGCGCCGGTGCTGAAGCGCTGGATATCGACATCGATCAACGGCGTCGGCTTGAGGAGCGCTTAGTGTTGCAACTGCGGATGATTTCCAAAGGCGCTTATTATTGGTATCGCCGCGAACAAGAAAAAACTTCTGTATCCCACGTATAA
- the sthA gene encoding Si-specific NAD(P)(+) transhydrogenase: protein MQQHYQFDAIVIGSGPGGEGAAMGLVKQGARVAVIERYNNVGGGCTHWGTIPSKALRHAVSRIIEFNQNPLYNNSRTLSATFPDILRHADNVINQQTRMRQGFYERNQCKLFAGDARFIDANTVSVSYMDGTQDTIRADHIVIACGSRPYNPSSVDFNHPRIYNSDSILELNHEPRHVIIYGAGVIGCEYASIFRGLNVKVDLINTRDRLLAFLDQEMSDSLSYHFWNNGVVIRHNEEFEKIEGTEDGVIVHLKSGKKVKADCLLYANGRTGNTDSLGLENVGLESDSRGLLKVNSMYQTALPHIYAVGDVIGYPSLASAAYDQGRIAAQAISSGEASGHLIEDIPTGIYTIPEISSVGKTEQELTAMKVPYEVGRAQFKHLARAQIAGMNVGSLKILFHRDTLQILGIHCFGERAAEIIHIGQAIMEQKGEGNTIEYFVNTTFNYPTMAEAYRVAALNGLNRLF from the coding sequence ATGCAACAGCACTATCAATTTGATGCCATAGTCATTGGCTCGGGCCCAGGTGGTGAAGGTGCCGCTATGGGGTTGGTGAAGCAGGGCGCCCGCGTGGCCGTGATAGAACGGTACAATAACGTAGGCGGTGGATGTACCCATTGGGGCACCATCCCATCCAAAGCCCTCCGCCACGCCGTTAGCCGCATTATCGAATTCAACCAGAACCCGCTTTATAACAATTCACGCACGCTCAGCGCGACATTCCCTGACATTTTACGCCACGCCGATAACGTCATTAATCAGCAAACCCGGATGCGTCAGGGTTTCTATGAGCGCAACCAGTGTAAGCTATTTGCCGGCGATGCGCGCTTTATCGACGCCAACACCGTTAGCGTCAGCTATATGGACGGCACCCAGGACACCATCCGCGCCGATCACATCGTTATTGCCTGCGGCTCACGCCCGTACAACCCGTCGAGCGTCGATTTTAACCATCCGCGTATTTATAACAGTGATTCCATTCTCGAACTGAACCACGAACCGCGTCACGTCATCATTTATGGCGCTGGGGTGATCGGCTGTGAATATGCATCTATCTTCCGCGGTTTGAACGTGAAGGTGGATCTGATCAACACCCGCGATCGTCTGCTGGCGTTCCTCGACCAGGAAATGTCGGACTCGCTGTCATATCACTTCTGGAACAACGGCGTGGTGATCCGCCACAACGAAGAGTTCGAGAAGATCGAAGGCACTGAAGACGGCGTGATTGTTCACCTGAAATCCGGCAAGAAAGTGAAGGCCGATTGCCTGCTGTACGCCAACGGCCGCACCGGTAATACCGACTCGCTGGGGCTGGAGAACGTCGGTCTGGAATCAGACAGCCGTGGCCTGCTGAAAGTGAACAGCATGTACCAGACCGCGCTGCCACACATTTATGCCGTGGGTGACGTGATTGGCTACCCGAGTCTGGCATCTGCCGCCTACGATCAGGGCCGCATTGCCGCACAGGCGATTTCCTCCGGCGAAGCCAGCGGACATTTGATTGAAGACATCCCGACCGGTATCTACACCATTCCGGAAATCAGCTCCGTCGGTAAAACCGAGCAGGAATTGACGGCGATGAAAGTGCCGTATGAAGTGGGTCGTGCACAGTTCAAGCATCTGGCCCGCGCGCAGATTGCCGGCATGAACGTCGGCAGTCTGAAGATCCTGTTCCATCGCGACACCCTGCAGATCCTTGGGATCCACTGCTTCGGCGAGCGTGCGGCAGAGATCATCCACATTGGCCAGGCGATCATGGAACAGAAAGGTGAAGGCAATACTATCGAATACTTCGTTAATACGACCTTCAACTATCCGACCATGGCCGAAGCCTACCGGGTGGCAGCGCTGAACGGCTTAAACCGCCTGTTTTAA
- the oxyR gene encoding DNA-binding transcriptional regulator OxyR yields the protein MNIRDLEYLVALAEHRHFRRAADSCHVSQPTLSGQIRKLEDELGVMLLERTSRKVLFTQAGLLLVEQARTVLREVKVLKEMASQQGEAMSGPLHIGLIPTVGPYLLPQIIPTLHKTFPKLEMYLHEAQTQQLLAQLDSGKLDCAILALVKETEAFIEVPLFDEPMKLAVYSDHPWSQRDRVAMPDLAGEKLLMLEDGHCLRDQAMGFCFQAGADEDTHFRATSLETLRNMVAAGSGITLLPSLAVPPQRERDGVCYLDCFKPEPKRTIALVYRPGSPLRSRYEQLAEAIREHMQSYMGTTLKQAV from the coding sequence ATGAATATTCGTGATTTAGAGTACCTGGTCGCTTTGGCCGAGCACCGGCATTTCCGCCGTGCCGCCGATTCTTGCCATGTTAGCCAACCCACGCTGAGTGGGCAGATCCGTAAGCTGGAAGACGAGCTGGGTGTGATGCTACTCGAACGTACCAGTCGCAAGGTGTTATTCACCCAGGCGGGCCTGTTGCTGGTGGAACAGGCGCGTACCGTGCTGCGCGAAGTCAAAGTTCTGAAAGAGATGGCCAGCCAGCAAGGTGAAGCCATGTCGGGGCCGCTGCATATCGGCCTGATCCCCACCGTCGGGCCTTATCTGCTGCCGCAGATCATTCCTACGCTGCACAAAACCTTTCCCAAGCTGGAAATGTACCTGCATGAAGCGCAAACCCAACAGCTATTGGCACAGCTCGACAGCGGTAAACTTGACTGCGCCATTCTGGCGCTGGTGAAAGAAACAGAAGCCTTTATTGAAGTGCCGCTGTTTGACGAACCGATGAAGCTGGCGGTGTATTCCGATCACCCATGGTCGCAGCGTGACCGCGTGGCGATGCCGGATCTGGCCGGTGAAAAGTTGTTGATGCTGGAAGATGGCCACTGTCTGCGCGATCAGGCGATGGGCTTTTGTTTCCAGGCCGGGGCCGACGAAGATACCCATTTCCGGGCGACCAGCCTGGAAACGCTGCGTAATATGGTTGCGGCGGGCAGTGGGATCACTTTGCTGCCGTCACTGGCGGTACCGCCGCAGCGTGAGCGCGACGGCGTGTGTTACCTGGACTGCTTCAAACCTGAACCCAAGCGCACCATTGCGCTGGTGTACCGCCCCGGCTCCCCATTGCGCAGTCGTTATGAGCAATTGGCCGAGGCGATCCGCGAGCACATGCAAAGCTACATGGGCACCACGTTAAAACAGGCGGTTTAA
- a CDS encoding glutathione peroxidase, with translation MFTSQEGKKVPQVTFHTRQGDQWIDVTTDDLFKDKTVIVFSLPGAFTPTCSSSHLPRYNELSSVFKQHGVDSILCVSVNDTFVMNAWKADQHAENITFIPDGNGEFTKGMDMLVEKADLGFGPRSWRYSMLVRNGVVEKMFVEPNKPGDPFEVSDADTMLKYLAPEFKVQESVSLFTKPGCPFCAKAKQMLQERGIQYEEIILGQDATTVSLRAVTGRATVPQVFIGGRHIGGSDDLENFLSA, from the coding sequence ATGTTTACCAGTCAAGAAGGCAAAAAAGTCCCTCAGGTTACCTTCCACACCCGTCAGGGCGACCAATGGATTGACGTCACCACCGACGACCTGTTCAAAGACAAAACCGTCATCGTGTTTTCACTGCCGGGCGCGTTTACCCCAACCTGTTCTTCCAGCCATCTGCCACGCTACAACGAACTGTCCAGCGTATTCAAACAGCACGGCGTTGACAGCATTCTGTGCGTTTCAGTGAACGACACCTTCGTTATGAATGCCTGGAAGGCCGATCAGCACGCAGAGAACATCACTTTCATTCCAGACGGCAACGGCGAGTTCACCAAAGGCATGGACATGCTGGTCGAGAAAGCGGATCTGGGCTTTGGCCCGCGCTCATGGCGTTATTCCATGCTGGTGCGCAACGGCGTGGTGGAAAAAATGTTCGTCGAACCTAACAAGCCGGGCGACCCGTTTGAAGTGTCTGACGCCGACACCATGCTGAAATACCTGGCTCCGGAATTCAAAGTGCAGGAGTCGGTTTCCCTGTTCACCAAACCGGGCTGCCCATTCTGCGCCAAAGCCAAACAAATGCTGCAGGAACGTGGCATCCAGTATGAAGAGATCATACTGGGTCAGGACGCCACCACCGTTAGCCTGCGCGCCGTCACCGGCCGTGCAACCGTACCTCAGGTCTTCATCGGCGGCCGTCATATCGGCGGCAGCGATGACCTGGAAAACTTCCTGTCAGCCTGA
- a CDS encoding dihydrolipoyl dehydrogenase has translation MKQLNVDVAVIGGGTAGLGAYRAAKLATPSVVMIEGGAYGTTCARVGCMPSKLLIAAAEAVHQIERASGFGVYPAGKTTINGREVMDRVKRERDRFVGFVLEGVDEIPATDKIQGYARFIDDNTLQVDDHTRIVAQRIVIATGSRPSWPTAWNALGDRLIVNDDVFNWTDLPDSVAVFGPGVIGLELGQALHRLGVETKVFGVGGAVGPLTDSTVRNYAAKALGEEFYLDADVKVDMMQREGDKVFIRYQGLNGLPQEIMVDYVLAATGRRPNVDNLGLENTRLVLDARGVPQADRLTMQTNVPHIFIAGDASNQLPLLHEASDQARIAGTNAGSFPEVTPGLRRSAISVVFSDPQIAMVGSTFRELNEKFSACGCFEIGEVSFENQGRSRVMLRNKGILHVYGEQGTGRFLGAEMMGPDVEHIAHLLAWAHQQKMTINQMLDMPFYHPVIEEGLRTALRDLQSKLKLGEAEAERCQRCPGE, from the coding sequence ATGAAACAGTTGAATGTTGACGTCGCGGTCATCGGCGGCGGCACCGCCGGTCTGGGCGCCTATCGCGCCGCCAAGCTTGCCACCCCAAGCGTGGTGATGATCGAAGGCGGAGCTTATGGCACCACCTGTGCCCGCGTTGGCTGCATGCCATCAAAATTACTGATTGCCGCCGCCGAGGCGGTGCATCAAATCGAGCGCGCATCGGGTTTTGGCGTGTATCCCGCCGGAAAAACTACCATTAACGGCCGTGAAGTCATGGACCGTGTTAAACGCGAGCGCGACCGTTTCGTCGGCTTCGTACTGGAAGGTGTCGACGAAATCCCGGCCACCGACAAAATTCAGGGTTATGCCCGTTTCATCGACGACAATACTTTGCAGGTGGACGATCACACCCGCATTGTGGCGCAACGCATCGTTATCGCCACCGGTTCCCGCCCAAGCTGGCCGACAGCATGGAATGCGCTGGGCGACCGCTTGATTGTCAATGATGACGTGTTCAACTGGACTGATTTGCCAGACTCGGTGGCCGTGTTCGGGCCCGGCGTAATTGGCCTGGAGCTGGGGCAGGCGCTGCATCGCCTCGGCGTCGAAACCAAAGTATTTGGCGTTGGTGGTGCCGTCGGGCCGCTAACCGATAGTACGGTACGCAATTATGCCGCCAAAGCGTTAGGCGAAGAGTTCTATCTTGATGCCGATGTGAAAGTGGACATGATGCAGCGCGAAGGCGACAAGGTCTTTATCCGCTATCAGGGTCTGAACGGCTTACCGCAGGAGATCATGGTGGATTACGTCCTGGCTGCCACCGGTCGTCGACCGAACGTCGATAATCTGGGTCTTGAGAACACCCGTCTGGTGCTCGATGCCAGGGGCGTGCCTCAGGCCGATCGTCTGACGATGCAAACCAACGTGCCGCATATCTTTATCGCCGGTGACGCCAGTAACCAGCTGCCGTTATTGCACGAAGCCAGCGATCAGGCGCGCATTGCCGGAACCAACGCCGGAAGCTTCCCGGAAGTGACCCCGGGCCTGCGCCGCAGTGCGATCTCGGTGGTATTTTCCGATCCGCAGATCGCCATGGTCGGTTCCACCTTCCGCGAGCTGAATGAAAAATTCAGCGCCTGCGGCTGTTTTGAAATCGGTGAAGTGTCATTCGAAAATCAAGGCCGTTCACGAGTGATGCTGCGTAATAAAGGCATCCTGCACGTCTACGGCGAACAAGGTACCGGGCGTTTCCTCGGCGCAGAAATGATGGGGCCGGACGTCGAGCACATTGCTCACCTGTTAGCCTGGGCACATCAGCAGAAAATGACCATCAACCAGATGCTGGACATGCCGTTCTATCACCCGGTGATCGAAGAAGGCCTGCGTACCGCACTGCGTGACTTGCAGTCAAAACTGAAACTGGGCGAAGCCGAGGCGGAACGCTGCCAGCGCTGTCCGGGCGAGTAG
- a CDS encoding type II toxin-antitoxin system HicB family antitoxin yields MEKHEHYTYRITWSEEDNEYVGLCTEFPSLSWLAATRTAALEGIEKLVSEVINDLLAQGETPPQALAERVFSGKLVLRMTPEQHRRLAINAIEEGVSLNRYLCARLAG; encoded by the coding sequence ATGGAAAAGCATGAGCATTACACTTATCGCATCACCTGGTCGGAAGAGGACAACGAATATGTCGGCCTCTGCACAGAATTCCCTTCCCTGTCGTGGCTGGCCGCAACGCGTACCGCAGCGCTTGAAGGTATTGAAAAACTGGTTAGCGAGGTGATCAATGACCTGTTGGCACAGGGTGAAACACCGCCACAGGCGCTGGCCGAGAGAGTTTTCAGCGGCAAACTGGTATTGCGTATGACACCGGAACAACATCGACGTCTGGCGATCAACGCTATAGAGGAAGGTGTCAGCCTGAACCGCTATCTTTGCGCACGGCTGGCGGGATAG